Proteins co-encoded in one Candidatus Thiodictyon syntrophicum genomic window:
- the aroC gene encoding chorismate synthase: MSGNSFGKLFVVTGFGESHGPAIGGIVDGCPPGLALCAADLQRDLDRRKPGQSRHTTQRRESDQVEILSGVFGGLTTGAPIGLLIRNEDQRSKDYADLAARYRPGHADYTYDQKYGRRDYRGGGRSSARETAVRVAAGAIAKKYLWERCGVLVRGFLSQLGPIRPRGFDWEEVGRNPFFCPCAQTVPELEAYMDALRREGNSIGAAVTVVASGVPAGIGEPIFDRLDADIAHALMSINAVKGVEIGAGFACIEQKGTEHRDELTPAGFLSNNAGGILGGISSGQDIYARIALKPTSSLRLPGRTIGTDGQATQVITTGRHDPCVGIRATPIAEAMLAIVLLDHWLRQRAQNGDVTPPTPPIPAAAPR; the protein is encoded by the coding sequence ATGTCAGGTAACAGCTTCGGCAAACTCTTCGTCGTCACCGGGTTCGGTGAGAGTCATGGCCCGGCCATCGGCGGGATCGTGGACGGCTGCCCGCCGGGGCTCGCACTGTGCGCGGCGGACCTGCAACGGGATCTCGACCGGCGCAAGCCCGGTCAGTCGCGCCATACCACGCAGCGCCGTGAGTCCGATCAGGTGGAGATCCTCTCCGGGGTCTTCGGCGGTCTGACCACCGGGGCGCCGATCGGGCTCCTGATCCGCAACGAGGATCAGCGCTCCAAGGACTATGCGGACCTCGCCGCCCGCTATCGCCCCGGTCACGCCGATTACACCTATGACCAGAAATACGGCCGGCGCGACTACCGCGGCGGCGGCCGGTCCTCGGCGCGGGAGACCGCGGTGCGGGTGGCGGCGGGGGCGATTGCCAAGAAGTACCTGTGGGAGCGCTGCGGCGTCCTGGTGCGGGGCTTTCTCTCCCAACTCGGCCCGATCCGACCCCGCGGGTTCGACTGGGAGGAGGTGGGGCGCAACCCCTTCTTCTGCCCCTGTGCACAGACGGTGCCTGAACTGGAAGCCTACATGGACGCACTGCGCAGGGAGGGCAATTCCATCGGCGCGGCAGTCACCGTGGTGGCGAGCGGGGTCCCGGCCGGGATCGGTGAGCCGATCTTCGACCGGCTGGACGCCGACATTGCGCACGCCCTGATGAGCATCAATGCGGTCAAGGGGGTGGAGATCGGGGCGGGCTTTGCCTGCATTGAGCAGAAGGGCACCGAGCACCGCGATGAGCTGACCCCGGCGGGTTTCCTGTCCAATAATGCGGGGGGCATCCTGGGCGGGATCTCCTCGGGGCAGGACATCTATGCCCGCATCGCGCTCAAGCCCACGTCCAGCTTGCGGTTGCCGGGGCGCACCATCGGCACCGACGGCCAGGCGACGCAGGTCATCACCACCGGCCGTCACGACCCCTGCGTCGGCATCCGTGCCACCCCGATCGCCGAGGCCATGCTCGCCATCGTCCTGCTGGACCACTGGCTGCGCCAGCGCGCCCAGAACGGCGATGTAACCCCGCCCACCCCGCCGATCCCGGCCGCGGCACCGCGCTGA
- a CDS encoding TolC family outer membrane protein, with amino-acid sequence MRKPLPSLIAALVVTPALLAPCLPRADDLIQIYDLAVQSDPLLREAEQKLFATKEVRPQAIAPMLPNVGLTGKANYNDFSSNGRSNVGGNVVSFSQNDRFSTQTGQALVKQSVYNRAHWMTLRQTDTVIAQAEALYRNAQIDLMVRTTEAYFNVLTAADAVTVGEANLRADERQLEQSKQRFDVGLVAITDVNNSQAAYDLSRANLINYQTALDNAWEALRVIVGPIRIPLARLGDKLPLAPPQPNEVSVWADSAQRNNFSIIAASDAAASAKTNIEIQKSGFYPQLDLQAGYDVVRSGAEIGSNTDTGFVGLTLTVPIYQGGAVASRTRQAGYNFRAAQDQLDQTRRKVDQQVKDAFRGIQSSIEAVKARQAAVLSTRSNLESTQAGLEVGTRTQVDVLTAQRQYFQAEFEYLTSRYKYIINGVKLHQATSTLTREVLAKGNAWLNPAEKVAPPAY; translated from the coding sequence ATGCGGAAACCGCTACCCTCCCTGATCGCCGCCCTCGTGGTCACGCCCGCCCTGTTGGCCCCGTGCCTGCCGCGCGCCGACGACCTGATCCAGATCTACGACCTGGCGGTCCAGAGCGATCCGCTGCTGCGTGAGGCGGAGCAAAAACTCTTTGCCACCAAGGAGGTCCGGCCCCAGGCCATAGCCCCGATGCTGCCCAATGTGGGGCTGACCGGAAAGGCGAATTACAACGACTTCTCCTCCAACGGCCGCTCGAACGTCGGGGGCAATGTCGTAAGCTTCAGTCAAAACGACCGTTTCAGCACCCAGACCGGTCAGGCGCTGGTGAAGCAGTCGGTCTACAACCGCGCCCATTGGATGACCCTGCGGCAGACCGATACCGTGATCGCCCAGGCGGAGGCCCTGTATCGCAATGCCCAGATCGATTTGATGGTGCGCACCACGGAGGCCTATTTCAACGTCCTGACGGCGGCGGACGCGGTGACGGTGGGGGAGGCCAATCTGCGGGCGGACGAGCGTCAGTTGGAGCAGTCCAAGCAGCGCTTCGACGTGGGCCTGGTGGCGATTACCGACGTCAATAACAGCCAGGCGGCCTATGACCTGTCCCGGGCCAATCTGATCAACTATCAGACCGCGCTCGACAACGCCTGGGAGGCCCTGCGCGTGATCGTGGGTCCCATCCGCATACCGCTGGCCCGGCTCGGCGACAAGCTCCCGCTGGCCCCGCCGCAACCCAACGAGGTCAGCGTCTGGGCCGACAGCGCCCAGCGCAATAACTTCTCGATCATCGCCGCGAGCGATGCGGCGGCCTCCGCCAAGACCAACATCGAAATCCAAAAGTCCGGGTTCTATCCCCAATTGGACCTTCAGGCGGGCTATGACGTGGTCCGCTCCGGGGCCGAGATCGGCAGCAACACCGATACCGGCTTCGTCGGCCTGACCCTGACGGTGCCGATCTACCAGGGCGGGGCCGTGGCGTCACGCACCCGTCAGGCAGGCTACAATTTCCGTGCCGCTCAGGACCAACTGGACCAGACGCGCCGCAAGGTGGATCAGCAGGTCAAGGACGCCTTTCGCGGGATTCAGTCCAGCATCGAGGCCGTGAAGGCGCGGCAGGCGGCCGTGCTCTCCACCCGCTCCAACCTGGAATCCACCCAGGCGGGCCTGGAGGTCGGCACCCGCACCCAGGTGGACGTGCTCACGGCCCAGCGCCAATACTTCCAGGCGGAGTTCGAGTACCTGACCTCCAGGTACAAATACATCATCAACGGGGTCAAGCTCCACCAGGCGACCAGTACCCTCACCCGCGAGGTCCTGGCCAAGGGCAATGCCTGGCTCAATCCGGCCGAGAAGGTCGCGCCGCCGGCGTACTGA
- a CDS encoding sirohydrochlorin chelatase — protein MPATLLLDNGSSRPESTRALRRLARALAERSGRAVHPVSLLHADQVPAEALGGHGADTLEPWLRRALAAGRRDFLLIPLWFGPSRALTRFIPELTAQLRRERGPFELRCTPELCPLPDGEPRLTEILLGNIERAAAALGLAPRRLVLVDHGSPIPAVTAVRTWLAARLRERLGPGVVLDEAVMERRPGPDYDFNGDLLETVLHRLAAADPASPVLLPLLFLSPGRHAGPGGDLGAICARVESAVPGFRVYPTALVGAHPGLIDILAGRMTASARPAEASTSG, from the coding sequence ATGCCCGCCACGCTCCTACTCGACAACGGCTCCTCCCGCCCTGAGTCCACGCGGGCACTGCGCCGGCTCGCCCGCGCCCTGGCCGAGCGCAGCGGGCGGGCGGTGCACCCGGTGTCGCTCCTGCACGCGGACCAGGTGCCCGCCGAGGCCCTGGGCGGGCACGGCGCGGACACCCTGGAACCCTGGCTGCGCCGCGCCCTGGCCGCCGGCCGGCGTGACTTCCTGCTCATCCCACTCTGGTTTGGACCCAGCCGCGCCCTGACCCGGTTCATCCCCGAGCTGACCGCCCAACTGCGCCGCGAACGGGGCCCCTTTGAACTGCGCTGCACCCCGGAACTCTGCCCCCTGCCGGACGGGGAGCCGCGCCTCACCGAGATCCTGCTCGGGAACATCGAGCGCGCCGCCGCCGCCCTGGGCCTGGCCCCCCGGCGCCTGGTCCTGGTCGACCACGGCTCGCCCATCCCGGCCGTCACCGCCGTGCGCACCTGGCTCGCCGCCCGGCTGCGCGAGCGGCTCGGCCCCGGCGTGGTACTCGATGAGGCGGTGATGGAACGGCGCCCCGGCCCCGACTACGACTTCAACGGCGACCTGCTGGAGACCGTCCTGCACCGACTCGCCGCCGCGGACCCGGCAAGCCCCGTCCTGCTCCCGCTGCTCTTCCTCTCCCCCGGGCGCCACGCCGGACCGGGCGGTGACCTGGGCGCCATCTGCGCCCGGGTCGAGTCGGCGGTCCCGGGCTTTCGCGTCTACCCCACGGCGTTGGTCGGTGCCCACCCGGGGCTCATCGACATCCTCGCCGGGCGGATGACCGCCTCCGCCCGTCCGGCTGAAGCCTCGACCTCCGGTTGA
- a CDS encoding IPT/TIG domain-containing protein: protein MPALFPTTPPPTQPPDWPRPRRLTWRSTLLSLLAAGGLLGSQAALAANCSLFNQTTPGLYTCEVDPGYTSLNYVVTGANGGDVLGGKGAQITGTLSGLTPGQTLYIAVGGDGEDGSANLVGSGGGGYSAISTGSATTGPLVVAGGGGGEGDHNTSPPNPPGGAGGNGGTTNAGGGGAGGAGGAFGPGSTGGVTLAIGGAGGTNPGVPGEQGGAGGNLGANGVDGVTTSAGGGAGFGGKGGVGSGITVTAGGANGGGGGGYGAGGGGGGWGGGGGGAGNDPTFGGGGGGGGSSLFPLGAIAAVSTGTASVSFSLPAPGPTVTAINPTTGPTTGNQPVTITGTALTGATAVTIGGANCTGVNVTSPTSLSCTTTAGPAGPASVVVTTPSGTNVPNALYTYVSPPTVTAIAPATGPTAGGQFVTITGANLTGATGVTIGGAACTVVVVGSPTSLTCTTGAHAAGPASVLVSTIYGSNAPNTLYTYAAAPTVTAINPATGRVIGGEPVTITGTDLTGATAVTIGGAACAGVVVGSPTSLTCTTGAHAAGAASVLVTTPSGVNGANTLFTYVAAPTVTGIAPNAGPTGGGQSVTITGTDLTGATAVTIGAVACTGVSVVSPTSLTCTTGEYMTGTGSILVNVSVTTPYGVGTANSAYTYQWLMPTVTGIDPVSGPKTGGTLMRITGTNLNGASQVLIGGSPCTGIVATATLLTCTTGPYPPVSATAMNAVTASALVDVRIITPGGDLVLQSRFTYLDSVPTSSLPIPTLSGWAQLILVSLLFGIAGWYRRTRA from the coding sequence ATGCCCGCCCTCTTTCCAACCACCCCCCCACCCACCCAGCCGCCGGATTGGCCGCGGCCGCGGCGGCTGACCTGGCGCAGCACGCTGTTGTCACTGCTTGCGGCCGGCGGCCTGCTCGGTTCGCAAGCCGCGTTGGCCGCAAACTGCTCGCTCTTTAACCAGACCACACCCGGGCTTTACACCTGCGAGGTGGACCCGGGCTACACCTCGCTGAATTATGTGGTCACGGGCGCGAATGGCGGTGATGTACTCGGGGGCAAGGGGGCGCAAATCACGGGCACCCTGAGCGGCCTCACGCCCGGTCAGACCCTCTATATTGCGGTGGGGGGCGACGGCGAGGACGGCAGTGCCAACTTAGTGGGCAGCGGTGGTGGTGGATACTCCGCCATCTCGACCGGGTCGGCCACCACCGGTCCGCTGGTTGTTGCCGGCGGCGGCGGCGGAGAAGGTGATCATAATACCAGCCCGCCCAACCCGCCCGGCGGGGCTGGCGGCAATGGCGGCACGACGAATGCCGGCGGCGGCGGCGCGGGCGGCGCCGGGGGGGCTTTCGGGCCTGGGTCTACGGGCGGAGTCACCCTCGCGATAGGCGGCGCCGGCGGGACCAATCCCGGCGTTCCTGGTGAACAGGGTGGCGCCGGCGGGAACTTGGGCGCCAACGGTGTGGACGGGGTCACGACCTCCGCCGGCGGCGGCGCCGGTTTTGGCGGAAAAGGGGGTGTTGGCTCGGGGATTACTGTCACCGCCGGAGGCGCGAACGGCGGCGGCGGCGGCGGCTACGGCGCCGGCGGCGGCGGCGGCGGCTGGGGCGGCGGCGGCGGCGGCGCCGGCAATGACCCAACCTTCGGCGGCGGCGGCGGCGGCGGCGGCAGCAGCCTCTTCCCCCTAGGTGCCATCGCGGCGGTGTCCACCGGTACGGCGTCGGTATCCTTCTCCTTGCCGGCGCCCGGTCCCACGGTGACGGCCATTAACCCGACAACGGGTCCGACGACGGGCAACCAGCCCGTGACCATCACCGGTACGGCCCTGACCGGTGCGACGGCGGTGACGATCGGCGGTGCGAACTGCACCGGGGTGAACGTCACGTCCCCGACTTCGTTGTCCTGTACGACCACGGCGGGCCCGGCGGGCCCGGCGAGCGTGGTGGTCACGACACCTAGCGGGACCAACGTACCCAATGCGCTCTACACCTATGTATCCCCACCGACGGTGACGGCCATCGCCCCGGCCACGGGTCCGACGGCAGGCGGGCAGTTCGTCACCATCACCGGTGCGAACCTGACCGGTGCGACGGGGGTGACGATCGGCGGTGCGGCCTGTACCGTGGTGGTCGTCGGTTCCCCAACCTCGCTGACCTGCACGACCGGGGCGCACGCGGCGGGCCCGGCGAGCGTGCTGGTCTCGACGATTTATGGGAGCAATGCACCCAATACACTCTACACCTATGCGGCCGCACCGACGGTGACGGCCATCAACCCGGCTACGGGGCGCGTGATAGGCGGAGAGCCCGTGACCATCACCGGTACGGACCTGACCGGTGCGACGGCGGTGACGATCGGCGGTGCGGCCTGTGCCGGGGTGGTCGTCGGCTCCCCGACCTCGCTGACCTGCACGACCGGGGCACACGCGGCGGGCGCGGCGAGCGTCCTGGTCACGACGCCTTCCGGGGTTAATGGGGCCAATACGCTCTTCACCTACGTGGCGGCACCGACCGTGACGGGGATCGCCCCGAACGCGGGTCCGACGGGCGGCGGACAGTCCGTGACCATCACCGGTACCGACCTGACCGGTGCGACGGCGGTGACGATTGGCGCTGTGGCCTGCACCGGGGTGAGCGTCGTTTCCCCGACCTCGCTGACCTGTACGACCGGGGAGTACATGACGGGCACGGGGAGCATTCTGGTGAACGTCAGTGTTACGACACCTTATGGGGTTGGCACGGCCAATTCGGCCTACACCTATCAGTGGTTAATGCCGACGGTGACGGGCATCGACCCGGTCTCCGGTCCGAAGACGGGCGGAACGTTGATGAGAATCACCGGTACGAACCTGAACGGTGCGTCACAGGTGTTGATTGGCGGGTCGCCCTGTACCGGGATTGTGGCCACCGCGACCTTGCTGACCTGTACGACCGGGCCTTACCCACCCGTGTCGGCCACGGCGATGAACGCTGTGACGGCGAGTGCGCTGGTGGACGTTAGGATCATAACGCCTGGTGGGGACCTCGTATTGCAGTCGCGATTCACCTATTTAGACTCGGTGCCGACATCGAGCCTGCCGATCCCCACGCTGTCGGGTTGGGCGCAGTTGATACTGGTCTCGCTGCTGTTCGGCATCGCGGGCTGGTATAGGAGGACCAGGGCCTGA
- a CDS encoding tetratricopeptide repeat protein, translating to MRYAVGDDYARELAIHFYRALLADPKPKDAAVALTLARRALLAGPAEAPAWFQVCDHATPVLYGEEEPGLTLRPGRGGLPDARSRCLHQIGELTTAAHPHFVGRTWELARLGADFIGTGPGAQTSPVAVIVGLGGMGKTALAAEALDLWEQGFTWVLTWQAKPSPLAFDAWLRDLHLKLYGELGRYHDQVQVHPAEAVHRNPEPGFTGPERQARLIHNLVRALQDEAILLVLDNFETNLKARVEPDAAGADPVWGCQDPVWDQCLAALAVGLVGGPSRVLITSRRPLAALARGSVRTADPTGTTADPTGLARGSVRTADPTGTTADPMGLARGSVRTADPTGTTADPIGLARGAVRAADPTGTTADPMGLSVLLGPLPAAEAALYLREQPTLGGMIFGTDQAERQLARRLLHASRFHPLLMDRLARLAADPALRARLLAALAALEEAKGFERLPGLFAMRPGDAAELAYLDDALGRSIGQLLDDLSAEARRLLWIIALANQPESLGLIGGVWGGDDQEQGPLRQIKEMLDTLPTTPAELEAMLQEMSPDWGTMLDALPPAAPARPDPAPLLRRLVALGLVTEERAGEGDANPNLGCHELVRERIRDWMQRHPADRADLTEDGVRLAYAQRLESAFNGLLHQDMTAAIQAGSRALVYCVQAAAWERLGGFASDLVTSTHDPVLLQALTPHLETAADLAPEGQPRWRCLCYLADALRRAGRPDAALTFYEQAAARAAATAEAGGEGARQAWSDLAWISGNWAIALVMTGDLDGARRRRIEQAEADKRAGHPAVDVIHGELEALRIDILQGQAATALPEVERRLAQVQGWWQQHRADQSVPEAPDAEPLARKLIGALDIARQVDYARKDWASALVRLDATLEVERTLQRPAEDLGVTRMNRANVLMKMPGRLGEAKAELEACLALFENNPAARAKVLSSLADLFNRQGDRAQAITQQRRALALCEQLPDPADRAISHNNLALYLDGSGTRSAPAESACHRLAALAYRLVAGLGQGLQMSMRNYTNVFRRARAAGTEPAIPLLAELLADPAFAPLAQWLRQRQVDPARLQAAIYQSLAQARQAAENAGA from the coding sequence ATGCGCTACGCGGTCGGTGACGACTATGCCCGCGAACTGGCCATCCATTTCTACCGCGCACTGCTCGCCGATCCCAAGCCCAAGGACGCCGCCGTCGCACTGACGCTCGCGCGCCGCGCCCTGCTCGCCGGACCGGCCGAGGCGCCGGCCTGGTTCCAGGTCTGCGACCACGCCACCCCGGTCCTCTATGGCGAGGAAGAGCCCGGACTGACCCTGAGACCCGGCCGCGGCGGCTTGCCTGATGCGCGCAGCCGATGCCTGCATCAGATCGGCGAGCTGACCACCGCGGCGCACCCGCACTTCGTCGGGCGCACCTGGGAACTGGCGCGGCTCGGCGCTGACTTCATAGGGACCGGCCCCGGGGCCCAGACCAGCCCGGTCGCCGTCATCGTCGGCCTGGGCGGCATGGGCAAGACCGCGCTCGCCGCCGAGGCGCTCGACCTCTGGGAACAGGGCTTCACCTGGGTCCTGACCTGGCAGGCCAAGCCCAGCCCGCTCGCCTTCGACGCCTGGCTGCGCGACCTCCATTTGAAGCTCTACGGCGAACTGGGCCGCTACCACGACCAGGTCCAGGTACACCCGGCCGAGGCCGTCCACCGCAACCCGGAGCCCGGCTTCACCGGCCCCGAGCGCCAGGCGCGGCTCATCCACAACCTGGTCCGCGCCCTGCAGGACGAGGCGATCCTGCTGGTGCTGGACAACTTCGAGACCAATCTCAAGGCCAGGGTGGAGCCCGATGCGGCCGGGGCCGACCCGGTCTGGGGGTGCCAGGACCCGGTGTGGGACCAGTGTCTTGCGGCTCTTGCCGTGGGTCTGGTGGGTGGTCCTTCCCGGGTCTTGATCACCAGTCGGCGGCCGTTGGCTGCGTTGGCGCGAGGGTCGGTCCGCACAGCGGACCCTACGGGCACCACAGCGGACCCGACGGGGTTGGCGCGGGGGTCGGTCCGCACAGCGGACCCTACGGGCACCACAGCGGACCCGATGGGGTTGGCGCGGGGGTCGGTCCGCACAGCGGACCCTACGGGCACCACAGCGGACCCGATAGGGTTGGCGCGGGGGGCGGTCCGCGCAGCGGACCCGACGGGCACCACGGCGGACCCGATGGGGCTAAGCGTCCTGCTCGGGCCGCTGCCGGCCGCGGAGGCGGCGCTGTATCTGCGCGAGCAGCCGACCCTAGGCGGGATGATCTTCGGTACCGACCAGGCGGAGCGGCAACTCGCCCGGCGCTTGCTCCATGCCAGCCGCTTCCATCCGCTCCTGATGGACCGGCTCGCCCGGCTGGCGGCGGACCCGGCCCTGCGCGCGCGGCTGCTGGCCGCGCTGGCGGCACTGGAAGAGGCCAAGGGGTTCGAGCGGCTGCCGGGGCTCTTCGCCATGCGGCCGGGGGACGCGGCGGAGTTGGCCTATCTGGACGACGCGCTGGGGCGCTCGATCGGGCAGTTGCTCGATGACCTGAGTGCGGAGGCGCGGCGGTTGTTGTGGATCATTGCCTTGGCCAATCAGCCCGAGTCCCTCGGGCTGATTGGGGGGGTTTGGGGTGGGGACGATCAGGAGCAGGGGCCGCTTCGGCAGATCAAGGAGATGCTCGACACGCTCCCGACCACTCCTGCCGAGCTTGAGGCGATGTTGCAGGAGATGTCGCCGGACTGGGGCACCATGCTCGACGCCCTGCCACCCGCGGCACCGGCACGCCCCGACCCGGCCCCGCTGCTGCGCCGGCTGGTCGCCCTGGGCCTGGTGACCGAGGAGCGGGCAGGGGAGGGGGACGCGAACCCGAACCTTGGCTGTCACGAGCTGGTGCGGGAGCGCATCCGCGACTGGATGCAACGGCACCCGGCGGACCGGGCGGACCTGACCGAGGATGGCGTGCGCCTCGCCTATGCGCAGCGGCTGGAGTCGGCCTTCAATGGGCTGCTGCACCAGGACATGACCGCCGCCATCCAGGCGGGCAGCCGTGCCCTGGTCTACTGCGTCCAGGCCGCGGCCTGGGAGCGGTTGGGCGGCTTTGCGAGCGACCTGGTCACCAGCACGCACGACCCGGTACTGCTCCAGGCACTGACCCCGCATCTGGAGACCGCCGCCGACCTGGCACCGGAGGGCCAGCCGCGCTGGCGCTGCCTCTGCTACCTCGCCGATGCGCTACGCAGGGCCGGCCGCCCCGACGCCGCCCTGACCTTCTACGAGCAGGCCGCAGCCCGGGCGGCCGCGACCGCCGAGGCGGGGGGTGAGGGCGCCCGGCAGGCTTGGTCCGACCTGGCCTGGATCAGCGGCAACTGGGCGATTGCGCTCGTGATGACCGGCGACCTCGACGGCGCCCGCCGGCGGCGGATCGAGCAGGCCGAGGCGGACAAACGGGCCGGCCACCCCGCCGTGGATGTCATCCACGGCGAGTTGGAGGCCCTGCGCATCGACATCCTGCAGGGCCAGGCCGCCACCGCGCTTCCCGAGGTCGAGCGGCGTCTCGCCCAGGTGCAGGGGTGGTGGCAGCAGCACCGCGCCGACCAGTCAGTGCCCGAGGCACCGGATGCCGAGCCCCTCGCCCGCAAGCTGATCGGCGCGCTCGACATCGCCCGGCAGGTGGACTACGCGCGAAAGGACTGGGCATCCGCCCTGGTGCGCCTGGATGCCACCCTGGAGGTCGAGCGTACACTGCAACGCCCGGCGGAGGACCTCGGCGTCACACGGATGAACCGCGCCAATGTGCTGATGAAAATGCCGGGCCGCCTCGGCGAGGCCAAGGCCGAGCTGGAGGCCTGTCTCGCGCTCTTCGAGAACAATCCCGCCGCGCGCGCCAAGGTACTCAGCTCACTCGCCGACCTGTTCAACCGCCAGGGCGACCGCGCCCAGGCCATCACCCAGCAGCGCCGCGCGCTCGCCCTGTGCGAGCAGTTGCCGGACCCCGCCGACCGCGCCATCTCGCACAACAACCTGGCCCTCTATCTGGACGGCAGCGGCACCAGGTCCGCACCCGCCGAGTCAGCCTGCCATCGGCTCGCCGCCCTCGCCTATCGTCTGGTCGCCGGACTGGGGCAGGGCCTTCAGATGTCGATGCGCAACTATACCAACGTCTTCCGCCGCGCCCGCGCCGCCGGCACCGAGCCCGCCATCCCCCTTCTCGCCGAGCTCCTCGCCGACCCCGCCTTCGCCCCCCTGGCCCAGTGGCTGCGCCAACGCCAGGTCGACCCCGCGCGCCTCCAAGCCGCCATCTACCAGTCCCTCGCCCAGGCCCGCCAGGCCGCCGAAAACGCCGGTGCCTAA